Proteins from a genomic interval of Luteibacter pinisoli:
- a CDS encoding YggS family pyridoxal phosphate-dependent enzyme, whose translation MTDDLATLAGRLAAARAGIDAACHATGRDPSGVALLPVSKTFGADVVAEAAGLGLRRFGENKVQEIQAKAAELAPLGLDWVVIGHLQTNKAKAVAALASEVQSLDRLDLAVALDKALQAQGRAIDVLVQLKTSHEDSKTGLPPDQLLSFLGELRAFHSLRVRGLMTIAEHSEDEAVVRANFRHVYQCRNSARDAGFEVERLSMGMSGDYALAIAEGSTEVRIGSAIFGARNYKH comes from the coding sequence ATGACGGACGACCTCGCCACGCTGGCAGGCCGCCTCGCCGCCGCGCGGGCGGGCATCGACGCGGCCTGCCATGCGACGGGCCGCGATCCGTCCGGGGTAGCCCTGCTGCCGGTGAGCAAGACCTTCGGTGCCGACGTGGTGGCCGAGGCGGCCGGCCTGGGCCTGCGCCGCTTCGGTGAGAACAAGGTGCAGGAAATCCAGGCCAAGGCCGCCGAGCTGGCCCCCCTCGGCCTGGACTGGGTGGTGATCGGCCACTTGCAGACGAACAAGGCGAAGGCCGTGGCGGCCCTCGCCTCCGAGGTGCAGTCGCTGGACCGCCTCGACCTCGCCGTGGCCCTGGACAAGGCCCTGCAGGCGCAGGGCAGGGCCATCGACGTGCTGGTGCAGCTGAAAACCTCGCACGAGGACAGCAAGACCGGCCTGCCGCCCGACCAGTTGCTCAGCTTCCTGGGCGAGCTGCGGGCGTTCCACTCCCTGCGGGTGCGCGGCCTTATGACCATCGCCGAGCACAGCGAGGATGAGGCCGTGGTCCGGGCCAACTTCCGGCACGTGTATCAGTGCCGTAACAGCGCCCGCGACGCGGGCTTCGAGGTCGAGCGGCTGTCCATGGGGATGAGCGGCGATTACGCCCTGGCCATCGCCGAAGGCAGCACGGAAGTGCGCATCGGCAGCGCCATTTTCGGTGCACGGAATTACAAGCACTAA
- a CDS encoding M20 family metallopeptidase, protein MDTSRITSFVSGLWDQEIVPQLMDYIRIPNKSPMFDAQWREHGYMEQAVTLMETWARSKLPAFQGATLEVVRLEGRTPLIYIDVPAQGVNGSGTDETVVLYGHLDKQPEMTGWADDLGPWTPVLKGDKLYGRGGADDGYAIFGSLAALLALRDQGVPHARCVIMIEACEESGSYDLPYYVDHLAERIGNPALVVCLDSGCGNYDQLWLTTSLRGMTGGNLTVQVLEEGVHSGDASGVVPSSFRILRDLLSRLEDEETGKILPKELYVDIPAQRVEQARKSADVLGTAVYDKFPFVEGMQPAADDLTELVLNRTWRPQLSVTGVGGMPALESAGNVLRPKTSVKLSLRVPPTLNGAEAGKFLKQLLEKDPPYGAKVTFALEKDGSGWNAPALSPWLEETVAEASQAYYGQPAAYMGEGGSIPFMGMLGEKFPKAQFLITGVLGPHSNAHGPNEFLHIPTGKRVSMVVANVVARHFQEAARA, encoded by the coding sequence ATGGACACCTCTCGCATTACTTCCTTCGTCAGCGGCCTGTGGGACCAGGAAATCGTCCCGCAACTCATGGACTACATCCGCATCCCGAACAAATCGCCGATGTTCGATGCGCAGTGGCGCGAGCACGGTTACATGGAGCAGGCGGTGACCCTGATGGAAACCTGGGCACGCTCGAAGCTGCCCGCGTTCCAGGGCGCCACGCTGGAGGTGGTGCGCCTTGAAGGCCGCACGCCGCTGATCTACATCGACGTGCCGGCGCAGGGCGTCAACGGCAGCGGCACGGATGAAACCGTCGTGCTCTACGGCCACCTCGACAAGCAGCCGGAGATGACCGGCTGGGCGGACGATCTCGGCCCGTGGACCCCGGTGCTGAAGGGCGACAAGCTCTACGGCCGCGGCGGCGCGGACGACGGTTACGCCATCTTCGGTTCGCTGGCGGCGCTGCTCGCGCTGCGCGACCAGGGCGTGCCGCATGCGCGCTGCGTCATCATGATCGAGGCCTGCGAGGAATCCGGCAGCTACGACCTGCCGTACTACGTGGACCACCTTGCCGAGCGCATCGGCAACCCCGCGCTGGTGGTGTGCCTGGATTCCGGCTGCGGCAACTACGACCAGCTGTGGCTGACCACCTCGCTGCGCGGCATGACCGGCGGCAACCTCACCGTCCAGGTGCTGGAAGAGGGCGTGCATTCCGGTGACGCCTCGGGCGTAGTCCCGTCGAGCTTCCGCATCCTGCGTGACCTGCTCAGCCGCCTGGAAGACGAAGAGACCGGCAAGATCCTTCCGAAGGAGCTGTACGTCGATATCCCGGCGCAGCGCGTGGAGCAGGCCCGCAAGTCGGCGGACGTCCTGGGCACGGCCGTGTACGACAAGTTCCCGTTCGTGGAAGGCATGCAGCCCGCCGCGGACGACCTCACGGAGCTGGTGCTCAACCGCACCTGGCGTCCGCAGCTGTCGGTGACCGGTGTCGGCGGCATGCCGGCCCTGGAGAGCGCGGGTAACGTCCTGCGCCCGAAGACCTCGGTGAAGCTGAGCCTGCGCGTGCCGCCTACCCTGAACGGCGCCGAGGCAGGCAAGTTCCTCAAGCAGCTGCTCGAGAAGGATCCGCCGTACGGCGCGAAGGTCACCTTCGCCCTGGAGAAGGACGGCAGCGGCTGGAACGCCCCGGCCCTGTCGCCGTGGCTGGAAGAGACCGTGGCCGAGGCCTCGCAGGCTTATTACGGCCAGCCGGCGGCTTACATGGGCGAGGGTGGCAGCATCCCCTTCATGGGCATGCTGGGTGAGAAATTCCCGAAGGCGCAGTTCCTGATCACCGGCGTGCTTGGCCCGCATTCCAACGCGCACGGCCCGAACGAGTTCCTGCACATCCCCACCGGCAAGCGCGTGAGCATGGTGGTGGCCAACGTCGTGGCCCGGCACTTCCAGGAAGCCGCCAGGGCATGA
- a CDS encoding ComEA family DNA-binding protein: MSLRHLVFVAALLAAPAFASTAVNINTADAGTLAQSLDGVGLAKAQAIVAWREANGPFTSADQLTEVKGIGPALVDRNRDAIQFDAGKAAAKARPAKAAKPRKGAPADDEG; this comes from the coding sequence ATGTCTCTTCGCCATCTCGTCTTCGTCGCCGCACTGCTGGCGGCACCCGCCTTCGCCTCCACGGCCGTCAACATCAACACCGCCGACGCCGGCACGCTTGCCCAGTCCCTGGATGGCGTGGGCCTTGCCAAGGCGCAGGCCATCGTCGCCTGGCGCGAGGCCAATGGCCCGTTCACCTCCGCGGACCAACTCACTGAAGTGAAGGGCATCGGGCCCGCGCTGGTCGACCGCAACCGCGATGCCATTCAGTTCGACGCGGGCAAGGCGGCCGCGAAAGCGCGCCCGGCCAAGGCCGCCAAGCCCAGGAAGGGCGCGCCGGCGGACGACGAGGGCTGA
- a CDS encoding SET domain-containing protein-lysine N-methyltransferase: MILPRYRIAESTIKGAGKGLFVDEFVAAGRIVTAPDEIDKTYAWAEVQASGQMHAAARWFADRYTLSPDWPDECYVNHSFQPTGLWHLGFIFALNDLPQGTEITVDYRHLLAPGQEEDFADAQSGEKITGLSWQDSLRLSTRALAALLG; this comes from the coding sequence ATGATCCTTCCGCGTTACCGCATCGCCGAGTCGACCATCAAGGGGGCCGGCAAAGGGCTGTTCGTCGACGAATTCGTCGCCGCCGGCCGCATCGTCACCGCGCCCGATGAGATCGACAAGACGTACGCCTGGGCCGAGGTCCAGGCCTCCGGGCAGATGCATGCCGCGGCCCGCTGGTTCGCCGATCGCTACACGCTTTCGCCCGACTGGCCCGACGAGTGCTACGTCAACCACAGCTTCCAGCCGACCGGCCTGTGGCATCTCGGATTTATTTTTGCCTTGAACGACTTACCGCAAGGCACTGAAATCACAGTAGATTATCGGCATCTTCTGGCGCCCGGCCAGGAAGAGGACTTTGCCGATGCCCAAAGTGGTGAGAAAATAACCGGCTTGTCCTGGCAGGACAGCCTCCGGCTGAGCACACGTGCTCTCGCTGCCCTGCTCGGTTGA
- a CDS encoding GNAT family N-acetyltransferase has product MATADIPVLETPRLRLTALTERHFDDYASMLADAESTRWVGDGQPLDRMNAWRSMAMLLGHWALRGCGMWAIELKDTGEFIGRAGLMKPEGWPDLELGWMLKPEHRHHGYATEAGSAILDFAWHQMHAQRVISLVRIGNEASDHVAERLGGEHIDNIDFLGGATHLFAYYPPHREVRRAS; this is encoded by the coding sequence ATGGCAACTGCAGATATTCCCGTTCTGGAAACGCCGCGCCTGCGGCTCACCGCCCTGACCGAACGCCATTTCGACGATTACGCCAGCATGCTGGCTGACGCCGAAAGCACGCGCTGGGTGGGTGACGGCCAGCCCCTCGACCGCATGAACGCGTGGCGTTCCATGGCCATGCTGCTTGGCCACTGGGCCCTGCGCGGCTGCGGCATGTGGGCCATCGAGCTGAAGGACACCGGCGAGTTCATCGGCCGTGCTGGCCTGATGAAGCCGGAAGGCTGGCCGGACCTCGAGCTCGGCTGGATGCTGAAGCCGGAGCACCGCCACCACGGGTATGCCACGGAAGCGGGCTCGGCCATCCTCGATTTCGCCTGGCACCAGATGCACGCACAGCGCGTGATCAGCCTGGTGCGCATCGGCAACGAAGCCTCCGACCACGTGGCCGAGCGCCTGGGTGGCGAGCACATCGACAACATCGACTTCCTCGGCGGCGCGACGCACCTGTTCGCGTATTACCCGCCCCACCGCGAAGTCCGCCGGGCGAGCTGA
- a CDS encoding M1 family metallopeptidase — MRREAARVVRLVIAGAMSCATAAWAQSPPASAPPPARPVATAPAASAPSAMAPAGASSVAAPVVPVEIPFASAHAGLIRTPSAPTAWGGPRTGSEATLSDRVVSYRIQATLDPEKHTVDGQQQLTWRNRSDRPVSAVFFHLYLNAFESEGSTFFTERNVLAPEGGSRGLGKVKKGEWGYIDLGHIDQDGAPLKWRYVHPDGGPATDHTVIRVDLAQPVPAGGSVTLDMAFHSQLPRVIERTGYVGKFHLVGQWFPKIGVLELPGERGATEPRWNVHEFHFNSEFFADFGEFDVRMTVPKAYTVAAVGEQQGDPVPEGNDLIWHFIQADVHDFAWMAAPDFKTVETTWQGPGSPTVKVKVLYPPEYEADAQPVLKATTDSLTYFSNTLGPYPYKTITGIVPPFNASEAGGMEYPTFFTSDNAKKVKPKTFSEWFIDFVTIHEFGHGYFYGLLASNEFEEPMLDEGMNEYWDDRMLRERKQDIWLTTPLWQFFGVEPPLSVFGFERMTAILSHPSDPLGQNSWDRLSSSQYGTVYSRTATAMHDLEERLGKDVTEKAFRQYYATWHFRHPSLADLQATLSEVSGKPEVVADVFDHYMYGTDRMDDSVSAITSDEVLPQAGVSIKDGKRVELSSDDNDEAIEKQRDAWEKAHPDAKPGTGPFPFKTTVTVWRDGIATPQVLKVTFADESVETVHWNDQRRWARFVFTKPVKATSAELDPEQKIYLDSNKLNDSRTVEANHAATRRWTSDFAALVQGIYSMLVTL; from the coding sequence ATGCGCCGCGAGGCAGCCAGGGTTGTACGTCTTGTCATCGCGGGCGCCATGTCGTGTGCCACTGCCGCGTGGGCCCAGAGCCCGCCGGCCTCCGCGCCACCACCGGCCAGGCCCGTCGCCACCGCGCCGGCGGCCAGCGCACCGTCCGCCATGGCGCCGGCAGGCGCAAGCAGCGTGGCCGCGCCGGTCGTGCCCGTCGAGATTCCGTTCGCCTCGGCCCATGCCGGGCTGATCCGCACGCCGAGTGCGCCGACCGCCTGGGGTGGCCCGCGCACCGGCAGCGAAGCGACCTTGTCGGATCGCGTGGTGTCCTACCGCATCCAGGCCACGCTCGATCCGGAGAAACATACGGTCGATGGCCAGCAGCAGCTCACCTGGCGCAACCGCAGCGACCGCCCCGTGTCGGCGGTGTTCTTCCACCTGTACCTCAATGCGTTCGAAAGCGAGGGCAGCACGTTCTTCACCGAGCGCAACGTGCTGGCGCCCGAAGGCGGTTCGCGCGGCCTGGGCAAGGTGAAGAAGGGTGAGTGGGGCTATATCGACCTCGGCCACATCGACCAGGACGGCGCCCCACTGAAGTGGCGCTACGTGCATCCCGACGGCGGCCCGGCCACCGACCACACCGTCATACGCGTCGACCTGGCCCAGCCCGTGCCCGCCGGCGGCAGCGTCACCCTTGACATGGCCTTCCACAGCCAGCTGCCGCGGGTGATCGAGCGCACCGGCTACGTGGGCAAATTCCACCTCGTCGGCCAGTGGTTCCCGAAGATCGGCGTGCTGGAGCTCCCGGGCGAACGGGGTGCCACCGAGCCGCGCTGGAACGTGCACGAGTTCCACTTCAACAGCGAATTCTTCGCCGACTTCGGCGAGTTCGACGTCCGCATGACCGTGCCCAAGGCCTACACCGTGGCGGCCGTCGGCGAGCAGCAGGGCGATCCGGTGCCCGAGGGCAACGACCTCATCTGGCACTTTATCCAGGCCGACGTGCACGACTTCGCCTGGATGGCGGCGCCGGACTTCAAGACCGTCGAGACGACCTGGCAGGGGCCGGGCAGCCCCACCGTGAAGGTAAAGGTGCTTTACCCGCCGGAATACGAGGCCGACGCCCAGCCGGTGCTGAAGGCCACCACCGACTCGCTGACCTACTTCTCCAACACCCTCGGCCCGTACCCGTACAAGACGATCACCGGCATCGTGCCGCCGTTCAACGCCAGCGAGGCGGGCGGCATGGAGTACCCGACGTTCTTCACGTCGGACAACGCCAAAAAGGTGAAGCCGAAGACGTTCTCGGAATGGTTCATCGATTTCGTGACCATCCACGAGTTCGGCCATGGCTATTTCTACGGCCTGCTGGCGTCGAACGAGTTTGAAGAGCCCATGCTGGACGAGGGCATGAATGAGTACTGGGATGACCGCATGCTGCGTGAGCGCAAGCAGGACATCTGGCTCACCACGCCGCTGTGGCAGTTCTTCGGCGTCGAGCCGCCGCTGAGCGTGTTCGGGTTCGAGCGCATGACGGCGATCCTCAGCCACCCGTCCGATCCGCTCGGGCAGAACTCGTGGGACCGCCTCTCCAGCTCGCAGTACGGCACCGTCTATTCGCGCACGGCCACGGCCATGCACGACCTTGAAGAGCGCCTGGGCAAGGACGTCACCGAGAAGGCCTTCCGCCAGTACTACGCCACGTGGCATTTCCGCCACCCGTCGCTCGCCGACCTGCAGGCCACGCTTTCGGAAGTGTCGGGTAAGCCGGAGGTCGTCGCCGATGTATTCGACCATTACATGTACGGCACGGACCGCATGGACGACTCGGTGAGCGCCATCACCAGCGACGAAGTCCTCCCGCAGGCGGGCGTGTCGATCAAGGACGGCAAGCGCGTCGAGCTGTCCAGCGACGACAACGACGAGGCGATCGAAAAGCAGCGCGACGCGTGGGAAAAGGCCCACCCGGATGCGAAGCCGGGCACCGGCCCGTTCCCGTTCAAGACGACAGTGACGGTCTGGCGCGATGGCATTGCCACGCCGCAGGTGCTCAAGGTGACCTTCGCTGACGAGTCGGTGGAGACGGTGCACTGGAATGACCAGCGCCGCTGGGCACGCTTCGTGTTCACCAAGCCGGTGAAGGCCACGTCGGCCGAGCTCGATCCTGAGCAGAAGATCTACCTCGACAGCAACAAGCTCAACGACAGCCGCACGGTGGAAGCGAACCATGCCGCCACGCGTCGCTGGACGTCGGATTTCGCCGCCCTGGTCCAGGGCATCTACAGCATGCTGGTGACGCTATGA
- a CDS encoding 2OG-Fe(II) oxygenase yields the protein MQTRRHTKVTPDWHRWIGEALANGSAPAELLATMKEHQFDERVAREAIADSVFGGVAPPPSGDAQASDFVSRLPAGHVIHTPDRDIRVLVRVARPVIAVLDNVLDAAECDGMIALARSRLARSAVVAPDSGSNTVMDIRTSEGAYFHRAESELVQRIDARTAAIMQLPEEHGEGLQVMRYGVGGEYMPHYDYFAPDQKGSAPHIASGGQRVSTLIMYLDDAQAGGETIFPRIDFSYVPRKGQGLYFEYAAADGSLDPLSLHGGAPVVAGEKWIVTKWMRERAFAG from the coding sequence ATGCAGACCCGACGACACACCAAGGTAACGCCCGACTGGCACCGCTGGATCGGCGAGGCGCTGGCCAATGGCAGCGCGCCTGCCGAGCTGCTTGCCACGATGAAAGAGCACCAGTTCGACGAGCGCGTGGCGCGCGAGGCCATCGCCGATAGCGTTTTCGGCGGCGTGGCGCCACCGCCCAGCGGCGACGCACAGGCCAGCGACTTCGTAAGCCGCCTGCCCGCGGGCCACGTCATCCACACGCCCGATCGCGACATCCGCGTGCTCGTGCGCGTGGCCCGGCCGGTGATCGCGGTGCTCGACAACGTGCTCGATGCGGCCGAATGCGACGGCATGATCGCGCTGGCCCGCTCGCGGCTGGCGCGCTCGGCGGTGGTCGCGCCCGATTCGGGCAGCAACACGGTGATGGATATCCGCACCAGCGAGGGGGCCTACTTCCATCGCGCCGAGAGCGAGCTGGTCCAGCGCATCGATGCGCGCACGGCGGCGATCATGCAGCTGCCCGAGGAGCACGGCGAAGGCCTGCAGGTGATGCGTTACGGCGTGGGCGGCGAATACATGCCGCACTACGACTACTTCGCGCCGGACCAGAAAGGCAGTGCGCCGCACATCGCCAGCGGCGGACAGCGGGTCTCCACGCTGATCATGTACCTGGACGACGCGCAGGCCGGCGGCGAGACGATCTTCCCGCGCATCGATTTCAGCTACGTGCCGCGCAAGGGGCAGGGCCTGTACTTCGAATATGCCGCGGCCGACGGCTCGCTCGATCCGCTCTCGCTGCACGGCGGCGCGCCGGTCGTGGCCGGCGAGAAATGGATCGTCACCAAGTGGATGCGCGAACGCGCCTTCGCCGGTTGA
- a CDS encoding GIY-YIG nuclease family protein — translation MWYVYLIECRNGCWYAGITNDVEARYAAHAAGKGARYTRANPPVKLLGARPFEDRSAASRAEYALKRLARAKKLAWLLDGPAPCTMEPCRPDDTPR, via the coding sequence ATGTGGTACGTCTATCTCATCGAATGCCGTAACGGCTGCTGGTACGCTGGCATCACCAACGACGTGGAAGCGCGCTACGCGGCGCACGCGGCCGGGAAGGGCGCGCGCTACACCCGCGCCAACCCGCCCGTGAAGCTGCTGGGCGCCCGGCCCTTCGAGGACCGCTCCGCGGCTTCCCGCGCCGAGTACGCGCTGAAGCGGCTGGCCCGGGCGAAAAAGTTGGCCTGGCTGCTGGATGGCCCGGCGCCATGCACAATGGAGCCATGCAGACCCGACGACACACCAAGGTAA
- a CDS encoding PLP-dependent aminotransferase family protein has translation MSYDLAVNLPLRAAPTARLREALASFPLDDGLLGYPAPEGGMAVREAIAGWMRRHNGFMAVDPRRLLLTVGARHGLVLALEDACAPGDTLLMEETTFHGFRLGVLAHGVRPAAVAVDDEGMRPDALDEAVRRTGARVVYVQPTLHNPTTATMSLGRREAIVVVARQHGLTLIEGDVYSALRWQDDDPLPALADLAPGHVLHAGGMGKVLGPGLRMGWLLAPDDASHQRITESLTLATDGLPPLLPAIVGGWMADGTADGLLDTLAVSMRDRNVLARQILGEALRTGGGMHAWLPRDDADAVYERARNAGVLVTPPVPFNAEGGPGRGLRVCLGAEEGPVRLEQALATLASVL, from the coding sequence ATGAGCTACGACCTCGCCGTGAACCTGCCGCTGCGCGCCGCGCCGACCGCCCGGCTGCGCGAAGCCCTGGCCAGCTTCCCGCTGGACGATGGCCTGCTGGGCTACCCCGCCCCCGAGGGCGGCATGGCCGTTCGCGAAGCCATCGCCGGCTGGATGCGACGGCACAACGGCTTCATGGCCGTGGACCCCCGGCGACTACTGCTTACCGTGGGCGCGCGGCACGGGCTGGTGCTTGCGCTGGAGGACGCCTGCGCCCCGGGCGACACCCTGCTGATGGAAGAGACCACCTTCCATGGCTTCCGCCTTGGCGTGCTCGCCCATGGCGTACGGCCCGCCGCGGTGGCCGTGGATGACGAGGGCATGCGGCCCGATGCCCTGGACGAAGCGGTGCGTCGCACCGGCGCGCGCGTGGTGTATGTGCAGCCCACCCTGCACAACCCGACGACGGCGACCATGTCGCTGGGCCGCCGCGAGGCTATCGTCGTCGTGGCGCGCCAGCACGGGCTGACGTTGATCGAGGGCGATGTTTACTCCGCGCTCCGCTGGCAGGACGACGACCCGCTGCCGGCCCTGGCCGACCTGGCCCCCGGGCATGTGCTGCATGCCGGCGGCATGGGCAAGGTACTGGGGCCTGGCCTGCGGATGGGCTGGCTGCTGGCACCGGACGATGCGAGCCATCAGCGGATCACCGAATCCCTCACGCTGGCGACCGACGGCCTGCCACCCCTGTTGCCCGCGATCGTGGGCGGCTGGATGGCCGACGGCACCGCGGACGGCCTGCTCGATACGCTGGCGGTGTCCATGCGCGACCGGAACGTGCTCGCCCGGCAGATCCTCGGCGAGGCGCTGCGCACGGGCGGCGGCATGCACGCATGGCTGCCGCGCGACGACGCGGACGCGGTGTACGAACGCGCGCGGAACGCCGGTGTGCTGGTGACGCCACCCGTGCCCTTCAATGCCGAGGGTGGCCCGGGCCGTGGCCTGCGGGTGTGCCTGGGCGCCGAGGAAGGCCCGGTGCGGCTTGAGCAGGCGCTGGCCACGCTGGCCAGCGTGCTTTAG
- the tcdA gene encoding tRNA cyclic N6-threonylcarbamoyladenosine(37) synthase TcdA, which translates to MHTQIPTESHVSTAQAERFAGIERLYGRGTLDRLAHAHVCVIGIGGVGSWAAEALARSGIGRLTLIDGDDVCLSNTNRQLHALEGQYGRPKVGVIAERAHAINPTIRLEAMERFLTPSTLDELLDRNYDVVIDACDAMKVKLETIVWCRRRKVPLVTVGAAGGRTDPTQIRVRDLSRTEHDAMLSMIRKRLRQEYNFPRNPDRFFGVSAVYSMQNVQYPQADGSVCGVRPAGSDPLKLDCGGGLGAATHVTGAFAFAAVGKALEKLTQAKKA; encoded by the coding sequence ATGCACACCCAAATTCCCACCGAGTCCCACGTGAGCACGGCCCAGGCCGAACGTTTCGCCGGCATCGAGCGGCTGTATGGCCGCGGCACCCTGGACCGCCTCGCCCACGCGCACGTCTGCGTCATCGGCATTGGCGGCGTTGGCTCGTGGGCGGCTGAGGCCCTCGCGCGCAGCGGCATCGGCCGGCTGACCCTGATCGACGGCGACGACGTCTGCCTGTCGAACACCAATCGCCAGCTGCATGCCCTTGAGGGGCAGTACGGCAGGCCGAAGGTGGGCGTCATCGCCGAGCGCGCGCACGCCATCAACCCGACCATCCGCCTCGAGGCCATGGAGCGCTTCCTCACGCCCTCGACGCTGGACGAGCTGCTCGACCGCAACTACGACGTCGTCATCGACGCGTGCGATGCGATGAAGGTGAAGCTCGAGACCATCGTCTGGTGCCGGCGCCGCAAGGTGCCGCTGGTGACCGTGGGCGCCGCCGGCGGCCGTACCGACCCGACCCAGATCCGCGTGCGGGACCTCTCGCGCACGGAGCACGACGCCATGCTCAGCATGATCCGCAAGCGGCTCCGCCAGGAGTACAACTTCCCGCGCAACCCGGATCGCTTCTTTGGCGTGTCCGCGGTGTATTCCATGCAGAACGTGCAGTACCCGCAGGCCGATGGCAGCGTGTGTGGCGTGCGCCCGGCGGGTAGTGATCCGCTGAAACTGGACTGCGGCGGTGGGCTGGGTGCAGCAACGCACGTCACGGGCGCCTTCGCGTTCGCGGCGGTGGGCAAGGCGCTGGAAAAGCTGACCCAGGCGAAGAAGGCCTAA
- a CDS encoding cytochrome c, protein MRALLLIVLGLAIGAMGAISAMSALRQATPFHDGVMAVMQHHIGVLRANVRAKHCDAKASASHLVRLRQASGDIGEAFTGMEVGFDQAAGKLTSALDGAVAAAPATCEALAAALKPVGEACSACHQQYR, encoded by the coding sequence ATGCGCGCGCTGCTTCTCATCGTCCTTGGCCTTGCGATAGGCGCCATGGGCGCCATCTCCGCGATGTCGGCCCTGCGCCAGGCCACGCCCTTCCATGATGGCGTGATGGCAGTGATGCAGCACCACATCGGCGTGCTACGCGCTAACGTGCGGGCGAAGCATTGCGATGCCAAGGCGTCCGCCAGCCACCTCGTGCGCCTGCGCCAGGCGTCAGGGGACATCGGCGAGGCCTTCACGGGCATGGAGGTGGGCTTTGACCAGGCCGCCGGCAAGCTCACCAGCGCACTCGATGGCGCGGTAGCCGCCGCACCCGCCACGTGCGAGGCCCTCGCCGCGGCGCTGAAGCCGGTCGGAGAGGCCTGCTCGGCCTGCCACCAGCAGTACCGCTGA
- a CDS encoding sensor histidine kinase, translated as MTMPAPDDEPTPRQPYLRLQLWLLLRALARFETTMWLRTRYSQPKMVAIGVVGSFSLAVYYPVWAYLFPQPYENLPMRLACSATFIPLALLPWWPRRLRAYLPTYWYFAMTVAMPFFVGYMTLRNATPPWLMTHMACVMLLMMLFDIASFLLVFTTGSLLAGVAFALSPGAVLHGQTMLEYVPLLLFGIVGGATCTVSSTMAEQSRIDALTAASNNIAHELRTPLGSLRIAARAVARYMPDLIRSHRLAESEGLAVPEMRTQNLHALERSIGVMEREVTYANTIIDMLLLSARAIGEVPLTTLGARDCVEQALRRFPYGSRAERERITLSPTGDFPLLGEETLVVHILFNLLRNALFHTDRAGKGEIRVYIEAGENGNHIRVHDTGPGIPPDVLPRIFNRFYSYSSDSAGTGNITGLGIGLAFCRAAMEHMGGGIMCRTNLGEFTEFTLTFPITEAGVRQ; from the coding sequence ATGACCATGCCCGCCCCCGACGACGAACCCACCCCGCGCCAGCCCTACCTGCGGCTGCAGCTGTGGCTGTTGCTGCGTGCGCTGGCCCGGTTCGAAACCACCATGTGGCTGCGCACCCGCTACTCGCAGCCGAAGATGGTGGCCATCGGTGTCGTGGGCAGCTTTTCGCTGGCGGTGTACTACCCGGTGTGGGCCTACCTGTTCCCGCAGCCCTACGAAAACCTGCCGATGCGGCTGGCGTGTAGCGCCACCTTCATCCCGCTGGCCCTGCTGCCCTGGTGGCCGCGCCGGTTGAGGGCCTACCTGCCGACGTACTGGTACTTCGCCATGACCGTGGCGATGCCCTTCTTCGTCGGCTACATGACCCTGCGCAACGCGACGCCACCGTGGCTGATGACCCACATGGCCTGCGTGATGCTGCTGATGATGCTGTTCGACATCGCCAGCTTCCTGCTGGTGTTCACCACGGGCAGCCTCCTGGCCGGGGTCGCCTTCGCGCTGTCGCCCGGGGCGGTGCTGCACGGCCAGACCATGCTGGAATACGTCCCCCTGCTCCTGTTCGGGATCGTCGGCGGGGCCACCTGTACGGTGTCGTCCACGATGGCCGAGCAAAGCCGGATCGACGCCCTGACGGCCGCCTCGAACAACATTGCCCACGAGCTGCGCACCCCGCTCGGTTCCCTGCGCATTGCCGCCCGGGCCGTGGCCCGCTATATGCCCGACCTGATCCGCAGCCACCGCCTGGCCGAGAGCGAGGGCCTGGCGGTGCCGGAGATGCGCACGCAGAACCTGCATGCCCTGGAGCGGAGCATCGGCGTGATGGAGCGCGAGGTCACGTACGCCAATACCATCATCGACATGCTGCTGCTCTCCGCGCGGGCCATCGGCGAAGTGCCGCTCACCACCCTGGGTGCCCGCGACTGCGTGGAGCAGGCCCTGCGCCGCTTCCCCTATGGGTCACGGGCCGAACGCGAGCGGATCACCCTGTCGCCCACCGGCGACTTCCCCCTGCTCGGGGAGGAGACCCTGGTGGTCCATATCCTGTTCAATCTCCTGCGTAACGCCCTGTTTCATACCGACCGGGCGGGCAAGGGGGAGATCCGGGTGTATATAGAAGCAGGCGAAAACGGCAATCACATCCGGGTCCACGATACGGGCCCGGGCATACCACCGGACGTACTTCCCCGTATTTTCAATCGTTTTTACTCGTATTCGAGCGACAGCGCGGGTACCGGCAACATCACCGGCCTGGGGATAGGTCTCGCTTTTTGTCGCGCGGCGATGGAGCATATGGGCGGAGGCATCATGTGCCGTACCAATCTGGGTGAATTCACAGAGTTCACCCTCACCTTCCCGATTACGGAGGCCGGGGTCCGGCAGTGA